A genomic stretch from Colwellia sp. Arc7-635 includes:
- the ispB gene encoding octaprenyl diphosphate synthase has protein sequence MNIKNIQALAQQDMTAVNDLIFSKLHSDVALINQLGVYIVNGGGKRMRPLLTVLAAKAIGYQGNEHLQLAAIVEFIHTSTLLHDDVVDESNMRRGRETANAMFGNSASVLVGDFLYSRSFQMMSELNNLRIMDILSDATNIIAEGEVLQLMNCNDPDTTEDSYMQVIYCKTAKLFEAATRLAAVIAKQDQATELAMQNYGKHLGTAFQLVDDIMDYTADAQEMGKNVGDDLAEGKPTLPLLYAMEHGNEQQRTMIRNAIEHGDGMEHLDAILSAMKQTGALVYTQKKAEQEADKAINAIAMLPESEHKQALISLAHIAANRSH, from the coding sequence ATGAATATCAAAAATATCCAAGCTTTAGCTCAACAAGACATGACAGCAGTCAACGATCTTATCTTTTCTAAACTTCACTCTGATGTTGCTCTTATTAATCAATTAGGTGTGTATATTGTTAATGGCGGCGGCAAGCGCATGCGTCCGCTTCTAACTGTATTAGCAGCCAAAGCTATTGGTTATCAAGGTAATGAGCATTTACAACTTGCCGCAATCGTTGAGTTTATTCATACCTCCACCCTATTACATGATGATGTGGTCGATGAGTCAAATATGCGCCGTGGTCGTGAAACAGCGAATGCTATGTTTGGTAATAGCGCTAGCGTGTTAGTCGGTGACTTCTTATATTCTCGTTCATTTCAAATGATGAGTGAATTAAATAATTTAAGAATTATGGATATTTTATCTGACGCAACCAATATTATTGCTGAAGGTGAAGTATTACAGTTAATGAACTGTAATGATCCTGACACTACAGAAGATAGCTATATGCAGGTTATCTATTGCAAAACAGCGAAGTTATTTGAAGCGGCGACGCGTCTTGCGGCCGTTATTGCCAAACAAGACCAAGCAACTGAACTGGCCATGCAAAATTATGGCAAGCATTTAGGCACGGCTTTTCAACTTGTTGATGATATTATGGATTACACGGCTGACGCACAAGAAATGGGTAAAAACGTTGGTGACGATCTCGCTGAAGGCAAGCCAACATTACCACTTTTATATGCCATGGAACATGGTAATGAACAACAAAGAACCATGATCAGGAATGCTATTGAACATGGCGACGGTATGGAGCATTTAGATGCCATTCTTTCGGCCATGAAACAAACTGGTGCATTAGTTTACACACAGAAAAAAGCTGAACAAGAAGCCGATAAAGCCATTAATGCTATTGCTATGCTGCCTGAGTCAGAGCACAAGCAGGCTTTGATATCATTAGCACATATTGCTGCTAATCGCAGTCACTAG
- the cgtA gene encoding Obg family GTPase CgtA, producing the protein MKFVDEVEIRVEAGDGGNGLVSFRKEKYIEFGGPNGGDGGDGGDVYLIADESWNTLIDYRFERFHRAKRGENGRSRDCTGKGSEDLYLKVPVGTRAADVDTGEQLGDLTHHEQTLLVAKGGWHGLGNTRFKSSTNRAPRQKTDGTPGEIRNLKLELLLLADVGLLGLPNAGKSTLIRSVSAAKPKVADYPFTTLVPNLGVVRLDAQRSFVIADIPGLIEGAADGAGLGTQFLKHLERCRILLHVVDVMPVDGSDPLENARTIAAELETHSAELAGKPRWLVFNKLDLLLEEEAKEITDRVIEGLDWKGEVRSISAFNRTGTEDLCQGVMSFIEALPPEVEEAPIDGKTVEFKWDTYHEDAIAELEDDLDDEDWDEDEYDVEVEYRK; encoded by the coding sequence ATGAAATTCGTAGATGAAGTAGAAATTCGCGTAGAAGCCGGCGACGGTGGCAATGGTTTAGTTAGTTTTCGTAAAGAAAAGTATATTGAATTCGGTGGACCAAACGGCGGTGACGGCGGTGATGGCGGCGATGTGTACTTAATTGCTGATGAAAGCTGGAATACACTAATCGATTACCGTTTTGAAAGATTTCATCGCGCGAAACGTGGTGAAAATGGCAGAAGCAGAGACTGTACAGGTAAAGGTTCTGAAGATTTATATCTCAAAGTTCCTGTTGGTACACGTGCTGCTGATGTTGATACCGGTGAACAATTAGGTGATTTGACTCACCATGAGCAAACATTATTAGTTGCTAAAGGCGGCTGGCATGGTTTGGGTAATACTCGCTTTAAAAGTAGTACTAACCGCGCACCACGTCAGAAAACTGATGGTACTCCGGGCGAAATACGTAACCTAAAACTTGAACTGTTATTACTAGCAGATGTTGGTTTACTTGGTTTGCCAAATGCAGGTAAATCTACTTTGATTCGCAGTGTTTCAGCTGCTAAACCGAAAGTAGCTGATTACCCGTTTACCACTTTAGTGCCTAATTTAGGCGTAGTACGTTTAGATGCTCAGCGTAGTTTTGTTATTGCCGATATTCCTGGCTTAATAGAAGGTGCGGCAGATGGTGCTGGTTTAGGAACACAGTTTCTTAAGCATTTAGAGCGTTGTCGTATTTTATTACATGTTGTTGATGTGATGCCTGTTGATGGCTCTGATCCATTAGAGAATGCTAGAACTATTGCTGCTGAACTAGAAACACATTCTGCAGAACTTGCAGGAAAACCACGCTGGTTGGTTTTCAATAAGTTAGACTTACTGCTTGAAGAAGAAGCAAAAGAAATTACTGATCGTGTTATTGAAGGTTTGGACTGGAAAGGCGAAGTTCGCAGTATTTCTGCTTTCAACCGCACCGGTACCGAAGACTTGTGTCAGGGGGTAATGAGCTTTATTGAAGCTTTACCACCTGAAGTAGAAGAGGCACCGATTGATGGTAAAACTGTTGAATTTAAATGGGATACTTATCATGAAGATGCAATCGCAGAGTTGGAAGATGATCTTGATGATGAAGATTGGGACGAAGACGAGTACGATGTAGAAGTTGAATATCGTAAGTAA
- the rpmA gene encoding 50S ribosomal protein L27, with protein MAHKKAAGSTRNGRDSEAKRLGVKRFGGEAVLAGNIIVRQRGTRFHAGSNMGIGKDHTLFALSDGKVQFEVKGPKNRKFVSIIAE; from the coding sequence ATGGCACATAAGAAAGCTGCGGGTAGTACACGTAACGGTCGTGATTCAGAAGCTAAACGCCTAGGTGTTAAACGTTTTGGCGGCGAAGCTGTTTTAGCGGGTAACATCATTGTTCGTCAACGTGGAACTCGTTTTCACGCTGGTAGCAACATGGGTATCGGTAAAGACCACACTCTATTTGCTTTATCTGATGGTAAAGTACAATTTGAAGTTAAAGGTCCTAAAAACCGCAAGTTTGTAAGCATTATCGCTGAGTAG
- the rplU gene encoding 50S ribosomal protein L21 codes for MYAVFQSGGKQHRVTEGQTVRLEKIELEIGAAVEFENVLMIADGESINVGAPYIAGGKVVAEVVNQGRADKVKIVKFKRRKHSRKEAGHRQWFTEVKITGING; via the coding sequence ATGTACGCGGTATTCCAAAGCGGTGGTAAACAGCATCGTGTAACTGAAGGCCAAACAGTTCGTTTAGAAAAAATTGAACTTGAAATTGGTGCTGCAGTAGAATTCGAAAACGTTTTAATGATCGCCGATGGCGAGAGCATCAATGTAGGCGCGCCTTACATTGCTGGTGGTAAAGTTGTTGCTGAGGTTGTAAACCAAGGTCGCGCTGACAAAGTTAAAATTGTTAAATTTAAACGTCGTAAGCATTCACGCAAAGAAGCGGGCCATCGTCAATGGTTCACTGAAGTGAAAATTACTGGCATTAACGGCTAA